The Horticoccus luteus DNA window ACCAGGTTGGCGACGACCAAGCCAGCGAGCCAATAGTAGCGGGCGACGGACGAGACATTCAGGCGGTGCAGGGTCACCGCACCGCAAAGGAGAATGGGCAGCAGGAGATTGGTCGATCGCGACAAATCGGCCGCGAGCAGCGTGACCGCCAACCATCCGGCAAGCGTGGTTCCGGCGCCGACAACGACGGAATAACGGCCGCCGCAGTGCCACCAATCATACCCGGCGAGCAAGAGAAGCGGCCAGGCGGCGCGAAAGCCCATCCACCAGCCAAGACGGCCATACGGCAGGTAGATCGGCACGATCGCAAGCGCGGACGCAACGAAATGAGCCGAACCGCGATCACCCACGAGCAGGGTGTAGCCGACGCGGGCGAGGACGTAAGGCAGGATCGCGGCGAGGGCGATTGCGAGTTGGGCGCCGAAGCGCGACGGGCGATCTTGCAGCCACCAACGACAGAAGAGCGCAGCAGCCCAGCCGAGAAGAAAACGTTCATCCACCCACGGCGCCAGCAGGCCAGGCAGGATGAGAGACGGCCAGCGGCGCCCCGCTGCGACGGCGAGCAGACCAACGAGAAACCACGCGTCATTGAGCCCAAAGACGCTGGTGATGGACAAGACCGCTCCGGTGGTGGCGAGGAGGATCGTAAGGAGCCCGGCGAACAGACGATCCCCGACCAAGCGTTCAGCGGCGGCGCACCAATAGGCGAGCAGCGCAATCAACCCGACGTAAGGAATGACGAATGCGCCGTATCCGGTGAGGCCAAGCGCATGAGCGATGAGGGGCGGCAGGAGACGCCAGCGCATCGCCGGTTCGACATCGGTGGCGAACGGCGCGCCGCATTGGTGAAGAAATGTCAGCGCGCGATCCCACTCGAAGGTGCCGGGCAGCGGTGTGTCCATCAGCCACAACTTGGGCGAAAAAAAGAACAGGCTGAGACCAAGCGAAACGAGCACGCTCGTGGCGATGAAACGCCAGCGCGACCAGCGATCGAGCGTGCCGACGACCGTTGCGATTAACGGTGCGAGATGGAGGGAACACTTGGGTGTCGAGGAAACGGTTGCGGAAGACATTTGAAGAGCCGAACGGAGGATGGATCGGTTTGAGAACTGCGACGACCTTGTGGCTCCTTATTTGCCGCGAAGCGTGACCGGGCGGGTGCTGCGACGCCACCCGGCGAGCGCGGGGCGCTCGAAGAGGCGCAGCGCAGCGATGACGAGCTTCAAGCCGATTTGGCGAATTGCTTTAGCCATGAGAGTTTTTCCTCGCGGGTTTTCTGGAAAGGATTGCGGAAGACGCGGTCGTTGAGGACGAGCAGGTCGATGTCGGTGTTGAGGAAGCAGTCCCAGCCCTCGGTGGCGGTGCGGACGATCGGCTGGCCGGAGACGTTGAAGCTGGTGTTGATCAGGATCGGAATGCCGGTCTGCTGTTTGAACGCGGTCAGCAGCCGGTGCATGTCAGGATGGACATCGCGATGGATCGTTTGCAGGCGCGCGGAATAATCGACGTGGATGACGCTGGGGATTTCGCAGCGCGGGAAATCGAGGCGCTCGCGCAGCGAGGCGAAATGTTCCGGCTGCGGCGTGCGGCGCGACTCGGCGAGATAGGCCGTGTATTGCATGAAGTCGCTCGGCTCGGCGGTGTCGAACCACTCGGCGCAATGTTCGGCGAGGACGAGGGGCGCGAATGGACGGAAGGACTCGCGGAATTTCACGGCGAGGTTGAGGCGCGATTGCATGCCGGGCTGGCGGGCGTCGGCGAGGATCGAGCGGGCGCCGAGGGCGCGGGCGCCGAGTTCCATGCGATCGCGGACCCAGGCGACGATTTTTCCGGCGGCGAGCTGACTCGCGACAAAATCGAAAAGGTCGCCTTCGAAGGGAACCGCCCACGGCTCGGCTGCGGCGGGAATCGCGCCGGGCTCGCTGCCGAGGTAAAAGCCACGGGCGTCGATGGCGAGCGGCGTGCCGCGGAATTGTTCGCGCGCGAGAAGCAACGCGGCGCCGAAGCCGCTGCCCATGTCGCCGCCGACGGGGGAATTGAAGACGGAGCGGAAAATTTTCGCGCGCCGGAGCTGGCCGGCGGTGACGCAGTTTTGCGCGCAGCCGCCGCAGAAAAGGAGATGGTCCTCGCCGGTTTCGGCGCGGATGAAGCGCGCCATTTTCAAAACCTCGTTTTCGAAAATCTGCTGGAGCGAGGCGGCGATATCGATGTGGGCGTCGGTGACGGGTTCTTTGGGATCGCGGACGAGAACACCGGTGACTTCGGCGATGCGCGGGAGCGCGGCCATCAGCGAATTCCATTGGAAGCGAACGGGAAACCGGAGGCGAAAGCCGCCGTGCTCGTCGGTCGTGAACAGGCGGGAAAGTTTTTCGACGTAAGTCGGCTGGCCGTAGGGCGCGAGGCCCATGACTTTGTATTCGGAGCCGAAGGAGAGAAATCCGAGGTAGTGGGTGACGAGCGTATAGAACATGCCGAGGCCGTTCTCGTAGGTTTGCTCGAAGAGAATTTTCAACTCGCCGCGGTCGATCACACCCATGCTCGCGCTGTAATCCTCGCCTTTGCCGTCGACGCAAAGAAACGCGGCGCGTTGAAACGGCGACGTGTGAAACGCGCCGGCGACATGGGTGAGATGATGCCAGGCGTAGTGGAAACGCGCGTTCGGCAGAAGCGCGCGGGCGGGTTGCGTGTAGAGGCCGGGCCAGCGTTCGGGCAGCAGGCGGCCGAGCGCGCGGGTGAACGCGTTGCCGGGCAGCGCGGAGAGATTGAAGAGATGGGTCTGCAGCGGTTTCTCGGCGAAAACGACGTCGGTGACGTCGGCGGGCGCGAGGCCGGCCATCTGGAGGCATTCGTCGATCGCGCGGCGCGGGAAGGAGCCGTCGTGTTTGATGCGCGTGTGACGTTCCTCCTGCGACGCGCTGATCAGCCGTCCGTCGACGAGGAGCGCGGCGTTGGCGTCGTGACCGAGGAGGCCGCCGAGGCCGAGGATGACTTCGCGTTTTGAAGCGGACATGAAAGAAAAGAGACGCGCGGTTTTAAGCGCTGCGCCGGCGGCGGGTGGCTTGGAGGCGCAGCAGCGAATATGCGGGGACGAAAGGCTTCAGCAGTTTCAACAGCGGATTGCGAGTGGTCGGAGGACGCGCGCCGAGACGGCGGCAAAGCGCGAGGGCGCGTTCGGCGGTCGGACGGTCGCCGAGGAGCGCGAGCGCGGACGCGGCGTGTTCGGATTCGTGAACGAGAGCCGGAGCGATGTCTCCCGCCCCCGGAGCGAGCGCGTAACGTTCGAGCGCGTCGACGCGACAACCCCAACTGCGGCGGTGATCGTGGCTGAAGCTGTCCGCATGGCGCAGCGAGATCGTGAGGACTTCGGAGACGTGGTGGAAACGCGCACCGTTTCGCGCGAGGCGGATGTGGACATCGGCGTCCTCCCACATTTGGAGGGATTCGTCGCAACCGCCGACGGCGGTCCACGCGCTGCGGCGAATGATGCTGTTGTTCAGCCCCATGGAATTCCTGAGCAGGTGCGGCAGCGGCGTGCTCGCCAGCGCGGCCGGATCGTAGCGCCAAGGCACCATGAGATTGCGCGCGATCTCGTCGACCCAATCGGCGTCGCAACTGACAACATCGTGTTGAGCGTCGCACGCGGGGGCGAGGCGTTCGAGAAACGAAGAGCAGATGAGGTCGTCGGCGTCGTGGAAGTGAATCCATTCGGTGCGCGCGGCGGCGGCGAGCTGGTTGCGGGCGTGGGCCACACCGGCGTTGGGCTGGCCGGTGATGATTTCGAGGCCGAGACTGCGGGCGACGGCCACGGTGTCGTCGCGGCTGCCGTCGTCGTAGCAGAGGATGGCGTCGAAGGGACGCGTCAGCCCGCGAACGGACTCCATCAACCGCGGGAGGAAACGCGCGGCGTTGTAGCACGGCACGAGCAGGGTGATTTGAGGAGCGGCGGTCACTTCACTGCGGCGGTGAGATGTGCGAGGCGGGGCGGCAGAAAAAACAATCGAGCTCGATCAAGGTGTGCGTTTCCGGCGCGTAGCCGATGGGAAACAGTCCGGCGCGAGCGAAACCGAGGGGAAGCAGGAGCGCGTTGATTTCCTCGAGCCGCGACGAACCGTCGTAGAGCGGCGCGACCGTCGCTTCGGTGAGGACGGCGAGCGTTTGACGCAACGTATCGGCCGCGCCGGCGAGAACGTCGGCGTCGTAGCCTTGGGTGTCGGTTTTCAGAAAAATCCGGCGGGCGGGACCGATCTCCCGCTCGGCGAGAATTTCGTCGAGGGTGCGGATCGAAATGCGTTCGACGCGTTCGAGGGCGACGAGGTGGCCGAAGTTGTTTTGCGCGGAGGGGTTGACGGTGAGGACGGAGCTGAAGGTGTCGTCGTGATAGACGTGGAGATCAAGTTCGGCCGCGGTGGCGCCGAGGCCGCAGGGGAAAATTCTCCAGCGACCGTCGCGGGCGGCGAGGTTGGAGAGGTGAGCCTGATGAGCGGCGAGCGGCTCGAAGGAAAGCATTTCGCCCGTGTAGCCGGCGCGGCGGGCGTCGAGCGCGAACTGGCCGCGATTCGCGCCGACGTCGATGAGCAGATCGATCGCATGAAGGTGGAGCTGGCTGCGGAGATGACTGAGGCTCGCAAGATGGGCGAGGCGATGATCCCAGCGGAGAAGATCGCGGGGGCTGAGGCGGAGGTCGTTGTAGGCGTCGAGGAGGGATTGAAGAACGGCGTCGTCGGTCCGGTGGAGGAACTCGTAGCCGAAGCGGCGGGCGAGGAGGCGGAGAAATCTTTTCACGCTGAGCGAATGGTGGCGTTCAAGTCATCCGCAGCCAGAAGCTGGAGCTGCGAAGGTCGTCCGGGCCGAGTGCGGCGATGAGCGGCGCGCGTGCGGCGGGCTGGGTCGCAAGGTCGGCGCAAGGAAGAAGAACCTGCAGGCGATGCGCGCCGCCGAGCAGGTAGGCGGCGAGGAGATATTGTTCGGACCAAAAGCGATTGAGCAGCGCGGGCGGATAGTCGGCGGGGAGGTAAATGTCGTGGATGTGAACGATCGCACCCGCGGGCAAACGAGGAAGAAGGTTGAGAAAAAAGATCGTCACGTCGCTGCCCGGAAAGGCGCGGTGACTGCCGTCGAAGAAAACCACGGTGCGCGGGGTGACAAGTTGGAGGAATTCATCGGTCATGTCCTCGAGGCGGCGGCGGTGGACCTGGTCGCACAGCGCGGAGATGGCGAGGCGCGGCTCGGGATCGATGGAAACGATTTCCATTGGAAAGCCGCCGTTGCGGCGCGCCTGCCAGGCGATCCGCGTGGACATGCCGGAGCCGATCTCGAGATAGCGTTCGGGCCGCACGTCGCGCAGCATGCCGTGAAGCGCGACCTGATCGAAGGGCGTGAGAAAAAGATTCTCGCGCCACGAGAGCGCGGCATTCGCGGGCTCTTCGTGCGCGGGCCAGGCGCGGCAGTCGGCGGCGGTCGCGAGGCAGGAGCTGAGACGGGCGAGTTGCTCGCCGCGGTTGGCGGAGAGAAGCGCGGCGAGTTCGGGGTGTGGCGGCTGGCCGTGGCCCCAGATGGATTTGGTGTCGAGGGCGGGCGGAAAATCGACGCGGAGCAAATCGACGCCGTGACCCGGAATGCCGAGGGCGTCGAGCGCGTGCCAACGAAAGCGTCCGTGCAACAGGCGGCGGGCGACGGCGATTTTGAAACGCAGCGCGAGACTGGTCGGATAGAAGGAGATTTTTTTGAGGAACGACATCGCGGCGACCAGTCAGGAGCGGCCGGAATTACCGATGGTGGTGTGATCGATTTCTCGCACGTTGTAACCGAATGAGCGGATGATCGGATACCAGAATTCCGGAGTGAGCGCGGTCCATTTGTGGCAGCCGAACGGAAGGGTGCAGCCGAGTTCGCGGTGGAGTCGCGGAGCGTTGACCTCGAAGGAGAACCTTTTTGCCACGTCGCAAGGTGCGACGCGAAACCACGGAAAGCGGCGCGCGGCGAATTGGCCCCAGAACGCGTCCTCGTTGCCTTCGAAGTCGTTCAGGAGGGCGAAGAAATTATTGCGGTAGGTGAGCCGCGAGAAAAGCAACCAGAAGCTTCCGAGGGAAATTCGGCCGGCGCGTTTCCAGTCAGCGACAACCGTGGAGGCCGGGATCACATGCCCGAAGGACCGCAGCACGCGAAGCATCGCGTCAGTCCTGCGCAGGGAGAAACCGGAGTTGCCGACGCCGGTCGGCGATGCCGTTGTGACGCCACTTGTGTTCAGGTCGAACCACGGGGCTCCGATATAGTCCCATCCCTGCGCGCACCATTCGAGCAATTCGTCGCGAAACACGAAAGCGTCGAGTTCGTAGGTCAGGAGATACTCAAAGTCGGCGTAGCGGCGATAAAGGTAAGGCAGAATTTTCAGCCGATTGTAACTGCGGTAGCTGGCGAGCCATTGTGGCGGGATGAAATCATATTGCAGCGCCGGGGTAATCTGGCGGTAGGCGGACACGTCAAGTCCTTCGGGACAAATCAAGTGGATCGGATGGTGCGCGAGCACGCGGCAGCATTGCTCCAGCGCGATTTTTTCGAAGCCGGTGAGGACGGGCGAATGCGCGAAAACGAGGACCGCCGCTTTTTTTCGCATCTTCAGGTGTCGCTGACGAAAATCTCGACGAGCCGGCTGGCAAGTTCGCGGCAGGGATCTGCGGGCATACGCGACCGAATTGTCCGGGCGGCGGCGTCGCCCATTTTCTTCAATTCCGCGCGTCGCACCCAAGCGCGCTCTAAGGCCTCGTCGAGCGCGGTCGCGGTCGGTGCGGCGGCGAGAAAACCCGTGACGCCGTCTTCGACGATTTCTGCACTGGCGCAGGTGGCGGTGACGAGATTGGCGCGGCCGAGCATCATGGCCTCGATTACGGATAGCGGCATCCCCTCGTAGCGCGAGGGCAGCACGCCCAGGTGGTGGTTTTCCCAGAGCGCCGGAATATCGGTGGTTTGGCCGGCGAATACGGACCGATCGATGCGAAGATAGTGCGCGGCATTTTGCAGAGTTCTGCGGTGCGGGCCTTCGCCGTAAAAGGTGACGGTGACAGGGCGCGCCCGCCATTTATCGAGAGCCAAAGTGCGAAGGATCAGGTCCTGGCCCTTTGCGTGGACGTCAAGCCGCGCAACACAACCGAGACTCAACCCCGCTGCCTGGGGGAAAGTCGGCGACGTTTCTCCGGATCTGAACGCGGCGGGCAGGCTCGCAGGATTCCAGATCACCTCGGCATTCGTCAATTCGCGGCCGAGGAATTGTTGAACGTCCTCGCGGTTATGGTGCGAGACGAAGAAAACGCGACGGGCGTTCAGCAGGAATTTTTCGATGCCCGCGAGGGCACCATCGTGCGGCCAAATTTCGGGCGCAGCAGCCTGGATGATGACGGCGTAGGGAATCCGGTTGTCGGAAAGGTTGGCCAGTTCGGAGAAATCGTCGAGGAGGCTGCCACACGAAACGATCACTTTGGGTTCTTCGAAGGTGCCGAGCCAACCACGCAGGCGGTGATTGAGTTTGTGCGCGTAGAGCCGGGGTGCCGTGCGGCGCAAAAGACGCAGCGAAAGCGACCGGGAAGTCAATTCGAACGTGGTGGCCACTCCGAGGCGGGCCAGATCGGTCATCGCGGGCGTCGGGCGGGTGGCGGCCGCGGTATGCGTGGCGACCCGCAGACCGCGGGAACAGAGGTGCTTCGCCGCGCCGTGCCAGAGAGTTTCACTGCCGCCCCAAGAAACCATCCGCATAGTCGAGATGAACACGAAACTCACGGGAGATTGTTTGTTTCGATCACGGGCGGGACGTCGAGGAAGGCGCGACGACGGCGCGATCGATCGGGAGCGGTCCTCGGGGAACCGACAGCGCTTCATTAATGGCCGCCACGACGGAGGCGGGGAGGATGTTGGTCATGCAGGCGAGGTGATGGTCGCACCGGCTCCACAACCAGCAAGGCGAGCAGGCGGGCTGGGAGACAATATTCACATTCGCAGTATAGCCGGACTGTTCCGGCAATTCCCGACCGCCGTAGACAATGACGGAAGGACAGTCGACCGCGCGGGCCAGATGCATTAATCCACCGACGAGGCCGACGAACAAACGGCTGGCGGCGAGGATGGCGGCGGTCTCGCGAAGGGTGGTTCTGCCGCGCCAGTCTTCCGTTTGCGGGAGTGGAGGATCGTTGCGCGATCCGACCTGGATAACGCGGCGGCCGGCGGCGCGGAGGGATTTCACCACCTCGGCGAATCGTTCCGCGCCCCATTCCTTGGTGACGATGGGAAACCGCGCGTTGCGGGTTGTGCTCTGGATGCAAACAGCGCCTGCGGCCCAGCGACCGGAAGCCAGTTCGTCGGCGGAAAGCACGATGCGGGGGACGAGTTCTATCGGGCCGCTCACGCCGGCGAGGCGGCACATCGTGGCGATGAGGTGTCCGTCCGGTTGTTGATCGCGATCGGTGGCCTCGTCGCGGGCGCCGTAGTGCAAGCTGCAAATGGGAACGCCTATGCGCGCGAGCATACGCAGGGTTTCGTGGGTGAACGGCAAGGCGTGATCGCAATCGCGATTCAAGGCGAAAAGCCCGGGGTCTTCCGTGATCACCCAAACGCATGGCCGGAGCGTATGGCGCTTGCGCCATTCGTGCAGGACTCGCGCGACCATGAGCGCGTCGCCGACCCCGCCATAGTGGGAGAAGACCATCCGCGGTCGACCATGACGCAAGAGCTGCACGGCGCCCCAGCGCCAGAGCCGGGCGCGGCGGCGGTAGCTCGCGAAGTCGAACTGCGGGTACAGCCTCATTCAGCGACTGGCGGGCATGTCGGAGGGAAAGAATGCCTGCTCGATGGGATCACGGTCAGGCGGCGGGCTACTCGGCGCGCCGTCGTGCAAATGAGCCCGTGTATAGTGAAACTTGGAATGGTCAACGCGACGAAATTTCAACCTTTGGGAAAATTACGAACAACCCGCGCGCGAGCGTGTTTTCAAAACAGCCGCTCATTTCTTCATCGCGTGCAAGGTCGTGGATTTCGCGGCGATAGAGCTCGTGGGCAGGCGCGGGGGGATCCTGCAGCATCTTCTTTGTACGATGAGGAGATGTATCGTGGAATGCGGCGATACCTTTGAGGATCGCGCGTTCACGGCAAATTCGATACTCTTCCGCGCGAATTTCGCAGAGACTATCGAAAAAACCGAAATCGAATGTAAGGTTCGTATCTCTCAGGAAAGCCTTTGAATCCGCACAATGAACTTCGACAAAATCTTCAAGCCGATAGCGCCGCATTTTCGCGGAAAGGCGTTCACAGGCCGCCGCCTCGATTTCCACCGAGTGAACCTTGCCAAATCCGTTGTCGCGACAGGCGGTGGCCAGGGCGATGGTGCCCAGCCCGTCGAGTGCTCCTGTTTCCAGGATGGAAGCCGGTTTTGTCAGGCAGACGGTGGCGTGAAGCCAGTTTAGAGTCTCGATTTCGGTTGAGCCCGCGTTATGGGCCAGAAAGAGTTCGGCGCGTTCTTCCGGCGAATGAGGATGAGCCACGGATTCCAAACCGAACGATATGTCGATTGGCAGCCAAGAAGGCCGCCAATCTCTTTTGCAAACTGGCGGACTTTTCTTCCAGCCAAGAACGGCTCCGTGAACGGCGTTTTTCAGGCGGGTGATCATATTGAGTCGGGGGTGCGTGTAATGGTGGTGGAAATGTCGACCGCAAGCACGCCTTGAATGGTCGAGAAGTTCTCACGTGCGCTTTGCGGTGAGTCGATGACCTCAATATCAAGTGCTTCTCGCACGTAGTCTTCCGATCCACGTTCAGAGCGAAGACCAATCCCAAAGCAGTATGGACCAGGCACGACCTGCAGCTCCGGGTAGACGACTGCCATCAGATAGTCGCCGGGCTCCAGCGGCCCATGTCTTTTGCTCCACGAGCTAAGACTAGAGCAAACTTCAAAGCCATGCAGGTTGAACAGGCCTAAACCGATTTCGAGGGTCTCGAGTCGTTGTGCCACCTGAATTTTGAACTCCAACGCGATCCTTGTGCCGAAGGGAAATTGCCAAGCAGCGGGTGAGCATGCTTCCCCCATCCGCACAGAAAGTAGCCGTGCTTTGTTCCGTAAGTTTCCTGTCCGGATAATTCTAGTTAGGTCAACGGTGACGTCATTGGTGCGGTTTGCCCCGAAGTACCGCTGTACAATGTCCGCCGGTTTACCATCCGCGAGAATCCGGCCTCCTTCGAATAGCAAGGCATGCGTGCACAGTTGCATAACCGAATTCAAATTGTGTGTGACGAAAAGCACGGTGCGCCGTTCTTCAGTCGAGATCACACGCATTCGAGCCAAGCATTTTTTCTGGAAGGCAACGTCGCCGACTGCGAGCACCTCGTCGACAATCAGAATGTCCGGTTCGAGGTGCGCGGCGACGGCGAAGGCTAGGCGGACGTACATGCCGCTGCTGTAGCGTTTCACCGGGGTGTCGATGAACTGCTCCACTTCGGCAAAGGCCACGATCTCGTCGAATTTGCGGCGGACTTCGGCGCGGCTCATCCCGAGGATGGCGCCATTGAGAAAGATGTTTTCCCGGCCGGTGAGTTCGGGATGAAACCCGGTGCCGACTTCGAGGAGCGAAGCGACGCGACCTCGGAGGCGGGCGGAGCCGCTGGTGGGTTCCGTAATGCGCGAGAGGATTTTCAGCAGCGTGGATTTACCGGCGCCGTTGCGGCCAATGATTCCCACCACTTCGCCGGGTTGCACGTCGAACGATACGTCTTTCAGCGCCCAGAAATCAGCTTTGTCCGGATGCGGCACTCCACGAAGACGATCCCAGTAACGGGCGGCTTCCTCACGCAATGACGTCGCGCCGATGGCGCCAAGCCGGTAGCGTTTCGAAAGATTGCGGACTTCGATGATCGGGCGGCTCATACGACGTCGATGAAGTTCTTTTCCACGCGTTGAAAGACGAGGATGCCTGAGACGAGGGCGGCCAGGGTCGTGCCCACCGAAATCAATATGAGCGTGGGTGTCACCGAGCCGGTGCCGAGCAGCATGAGGCGGAAGCTCTCCACCGGAACGGCGACGGGGTTGAAAGCCACCCAGGCGCGCCACTGCTCTGGAACTTTGGCCAGCGGGTAGATGATCGGCGTGACGTAGAGCCAAAGTTGAATGAGAAAGCCGGAGAGTACGGAGAAATCGCGAAATTTCGCGGTGAGCGCCGCCAGCCAGAGGCCGATGCCGAGGCTCAGCGCCGCCAGTTGCAGGAGCACGATTGGCAGGAGCAAGGCGCTCCAACCCGGTCCCACAGACGATTCCACGTGGCTCATCCGGTAGAGAGCGAAGAGCACGACAAACGTCACGAATTGGATCGCGAAGGAGATGAGGTTGGAGACGATGCTCGAAAGCGGCACAATCAGCCGCGGGAAATACACTTTGCCAAACAAGCCGGCATTGGCGACGAGCGTGCCCGACGTGGAGCTGAACGATTGGGCGAAATAGTTCCATGCCAGCAGGCCGCAGAGATAAAAGAGCGTGGGCGGAAGACCGTCAGTCGAGAGCTCCGCCACATGGCTGAAGACGATGGTGAAGATCAGCGTCGTAATCAGCGGCTGCACCAAATGCCAGAGCGGGCCGAGCACGGTTTGCTTGTAACGCGTGGCGAAATCGCGCCAGACGAGTTGCCGCAGCAGGTCGCGATAGGCCCACAGCTCCCGCCAATTGAGAAAGCGCAAACCATGGCTCGGCTCGATGACTATTTCGAGTTCAGGTGACAGTGTAGAAGGCATGGAGAAGATCAGATTGCAGCCGTTTGGGCGAATTCGGGTTATTTTTCGAATGACATCGGTGCGGGGGCGGCCGGCGCGGGACGCAATACCTGGCCGAGGGTCGCCTTGAAGTTCTCATACGAAAACAATTTGGCCCGGGCGCGGATCGCAGCTTCGTCCCACGGGTGTTGCAGGGCGGCGACACACGCATCGGCAAGGCCGATTTCGTCACCGTATTCGACGAGGATGCCGGTGTGCTCGTCGATCACTTCGGGGATGCCGCCGGCGCGCGCGCCGATGCAGGGTTTGCCATGGGCAAACGCTTCGAGAAATACGATGCCAAAACCTTCTTTTCGGCTGGGAAGCGCAAACACTGTGCACGCACAAAGTTCATCTCGGAGTTCTGCATCCGGGAGGAATCCGGCGAATTCGATCGCGTCCGGCGCGGTTGTGTGCGCGAGCGCCTGGAGGCGGGGAGCGTCGTTGCCGCGCCCGACGATGCGAAGCATGGCAGCGGGGCAACGAGTTCGAACCTCGCGCATGGCGCGGATCAAAGTGTCGACCCCCTTGTAAGCGTCGCCGGTGCTGAGGCGCGAGACGGTCAGAATGATTTGGCGCGGCGACGCGGATGCGGGCTGCGTCGGACCTGATTTTCCACGCGTGAAGAGCGGATCGAGTGCATTGGGCACCACCGCGAACTGATCGGCGCGGAGGTTCGGGCAGGCAGCGAGAATCTGCCGACGGGTGTAATCGCTCACGCAGAGAATCCGCTGCGTGCCGCGCAAAGCCCAGCGTTCGAACGCGGAAAACGGCCGCCATACTTCAATCCCGTGCGCGACCACCGACGTAGGCAGGTGGCGGCCGACCGCGGTCACCAACCGCGCGACGAACAGCAGGTGAATGTGACCGCACACGATTCGGTCGGCCTGCCGCGCTTCCCGCCAGAGATGCCGGAGAA harbors:
- a CDS encoding carbamoyltransferase family protein → MSASKREVILGLGGLLGHDANAALLVDGRLISASQEERHTRIKHDGSFPRRAIDECLQMAGLAPADVTDVVFAEKPLQTHLFNLSALPGNAFTRALGRLLPERWPGLYTQPARALLPNARFHYAWHHLTHVAGAFHTSPFQRAAFLCVDGKGEDYSASMGVIDRGELKILFEQTYENGLGMFYTLVTHYLGFLSFGSEYKVMGLAPYGQPTYVEKLSRLFTTDEHGGFRLRFPVRFQWNSLMAALPRIAEVTGVLVRDPKEPVTDAHIDIAASLQQIFENEVLKMARFIRAETGEDHLLFCGGCAQNCVTAGQLRRAKIFRSVFNSPVGGDMGSGFGAALLLAREQFRGTPLAIDARGFYLGSEPGAIPAAAEPWAVPFEGDLFDFVASQLAAGKIVAWVRDRMELGARALGARSILADARQPGMQSRLNLAVKFRESFRPFAPLVLAEHCAEWFDTAEPSDFMQYTAYLAESRRTPQPEHFASLRERLDFPRCEIPSVIHVDYSARLQTIHRDVHPDMHRLLTAFKQQTGIPILINTSFNVSGQPIVRTATEGWDCFLNTDIDLLVLNDRVFRNPFQKTREEKLSWLKQFAKSA
- a CDS encoding glycosyltransferase family 2 protein produces the protein MTAAPQITLLVPCYNAARFLPRLMESVRGLTRPFDAILCYDDGSRDDTVAVARSLGLEIITGQPNAGVAHARNQLAAAARTEWIHFHDADDLICSSFLERLAPACDAQHDVVSCDADWVDEIARNLMVPWRYDPAALASTPLPHLLRNSMGLNNSIIRRSAWTAVGGCDESLQMWEDADVHIRLARNGARFHHVSEVLTISLRHADSFSHDHRRSWGCRVDALERYALAPGAGDIAPALVHESEHAASALALLGDRPTAERALALCRRLGARPPTTRNPLLKLLKPFVPAYSLLRLQATRRRRSA
- a CDS encoding FkbM family methyltransferase is translated as MKRFLRLLARRFGYEFLHRTDDAVLQSLLDAYNDLRLSPRDLLRWDHRLAHLASLSHLRSQLHLHAIDLLIDVGANRGQFALDARRAGYTGEMLSFEPLAAHQAHLSNLAARDGRWRIFPCGLGATAAELDLHVYHDDTFSSVLTVNPSAQNNFGHLVALERVERISIRTLDEILAEREIGPARRIFLKTDTQGYDADVLAGAADTLRQTLAVLTEATVAPLYDGSSRLEEINALLLPLGFARAGLFPIGYAPETHTLIELDCFFCRPASHISPPQ
- a CDS encoding class I SAM-dependent methyltransferase, which translates into the protein MSFLKKISFYPTSLALRFKIAVARRLLHGRFRWHALDALGIPGHGVDLLRVDFPPALDTKSIWGHGQPPHPELAALLSANRGEQLARLSSCLATAADCRAWPAHEEPANAALSWRENLFLTPFDQVALHGMLRDVRPERYLEIGSGMSTRIAWQARRNGGFPMEIVSIDPEPRLAISALCDQVHRRRLEDMTDEFLQLVTPRTVVFFDGSHRAFPGSDVTIFFLNLLPRLPAGAIVHIHDIYLPADYPPALLNRFWSEQYLLAAYLLGGAHRLQVLLPCADLATQPAARAPLIAALGPDDLRSSSFWLRMT
- a CDS encoding DUF5672 family protein, translated to MRKKAAVLVFAHSPVLTGFEKIALEQCCRVLAHHPIHLICPEGLDVSAYRQITPALQYDFIPPQWLASYRSYNRLKILPYLYRRYADFEYLLTYELDAFVFRDELLEWCAQGWDYIGAPWFDLNTSGVTTASPTGVGNSGFSLRRTDAMLRVLRSFGHVIPASTVVADWKRAGRISLGSFWLLFSRLTYRNNFFALLNDFEGNEDAFWGQFAARRFPWFRVAPCDVAKRFSFEVNAPRLHRELGCTLPFGCHKWTALTPEFWYPIIRSFGYNVREIDHTTIGNSGRS
- a CDS encoding glycosyltransferase family 4 protein, whose translation is MRMVSWGGSETLWHGAAKHLCSRGLRVATHTAAATRPTPAMTDLARLGVATTFELTSRSLSLRLLRRTAPRLYAHKLNHRLRGWLGTFEEPKVIVSCGSLLDDFSELANLSDNRIPYAVIIQAAAPEIWPHDGALAGIEKFLLNARRVFFVSHHNREDVQQFLGRELTNAEVIWNPASLPAAFRSGETSPTFPQAAGLSLGCVARLDVHAKGQDLILRTLALDKWRARPVTVTFYGEGPHRRTLQNAAHYLRIDRSVFAGQTTDIPALWENHHLGVLPSRYEGMPLSVIEAMMLGRANLVTATCASAEIVEDGVTGFLAAAPTATALDEALERAWVRRAELKKMGDAAARTIRSRMPADPCRELASRLVEIFVSDT
- a CDS encoding glycosyltransferase family 9 protein → MRLYPQFDFASYRRRARLWRWGAVQLLRHGRPRMVFSHYGGVGDALMVARVLHEWRKRHTLRPCVWVITEDPGLFALNRDCDHALPFTHETLRMLARIGVPICSLHYGARDEATDRDQQPDGHLIATMCRLAGVSGPIELVPRIVLSADELASGRWAAGAVCIQSTTRNARFPIVTKEWGAERFAEVVKSLRAAGRRVIQVGSRNDPPLPQTEDWRGRTTLRETAAILAASRLFVGLVGGLMHLARAVDCPSVIVYGGRELPEQSGYTANVNIVSQPACSPCWLWSRCDHHLACMTNILPASVVAAINEALSVPRGPLPIDRAVVAPSSTSRP
- a CDS encoding class I SAM-dependent methyltransferase, which gives rise to MITRLKNAVHGAVLGWKKSPPVCKRDWRPSWLPIDISFGLESVAHPHSPEERAELFLAHNAGSTEIETLNWLHATVCLTKPASILETGALDGLGTIALATACRDNGFGKVHSVEIEAAACERLSAKMRRYRLEDFVEVHCADSKAFLRDTNLTFDFGFFDSLCEIRAEEYRICRERAILKGIAAFHDTSPHRTKKMLQDPPAPAHELYRREIHDLARDEEMSGCFENTLARGLFVIFPKVEISSR